In Caldisericia bacterium, the following proteins share a genomic window:
- a CDS encoding phosphatidate cytidylyltransferase — MNIQGEKGALVQSELKNRVIGAIYFGLPFILFLYFGGVSLKIFLLFLSFIIFYEISKISNLDYKYFYFPILLVPYILNTNISIFIFLLFSFIVFLIKKDDVNNFLNSVLFPFSFLIISTFPFLYLFLLREEKGILKTFIIIISIWISDIFAYFIGKSFGKRKIVPHISPGKSFEGLLGSIVSLYIFFLLINMLFKNFSIIELSYFPLLIVFLSFLGDIFESTIKRYFKVKDSGKIILGHGGLFDRVDSFIFTIPILYFIL; from the coding sequence TTGAATATTCAAGGAGAAAAAGGCGCTTTGGTTCAATCTGAATTAAAAAATAGAGTTATTGGTGCAATTTATTTTGGATTACCATTTATTTTATTTTTATATTTTGGAGGGGTTTCTTTAAAAATTTTTTTATTATTTTTAAGTTTTATAATTTTTTATGAAATTAGTAAAATCTCAAATTTAGATTATAAATATTTTTATTTTCCAATACTTTTGGTTCCTTACATTTTAAACACTAACATATCTATTTTTATCTTTCTTCTATTTTCTTTTATTGTTTTTTTAATTAAAAAAGATGATGTTAACAATTTCTTAAATTCAGTTTTGTTTCCTTTTTCTTTTTTAATTATTTCAACCTTTCCATTTTTATATCTATTCCTTTTAAGAGAAGAAAAGGGAATTTTAAAAACATTTATTATCATAATTTCTATATGGATTTCTGATATTTTTGCATATTTTATAGGAAAAAGTTTTGGTAAAAGAAAAATTGTGCCTCATATATCTCCTGGAAAAAGTTTTGAAGGTTTATTAGGAAGTATAGTATCTCTTTATATCTTCTTCTTATTGATCAATATGCTTTTTAAAAATTTTTCAATAATTGAACTATCTTACTTTCCTTTATTAATAGTTTTTTTATCTTTTTTAGGAGATATATTTGAATCAACAATAAAAAGATATTTTAAAGTTAAAGATTCTGGAAAAATAATATTAGGTCATGGGGGATTATTTGATAGAGTTGATAGTTTTATTTTTACAATTCCTATTTTATATTTTATATTATGA
- a CDS encoding M55 family metallopeptidase, translating into MKIFISVDMEGISGLTYWKEKEEKIEKFMTDEVLAVIDGIKDFNKEAEVVLCDSHAYGRNLDIKRIYDDVKIISGYPREFYMISGIDDSFDAGMFIGYHAPVGSLNGEMDHTYSSSTIFEVKINGISIGEAEINGAFLGEYNIPVVLISGDDKLKNFSQKFFPQTKFVITKESLGRFSAKLYHPDLIHKILREEAKNSLKEIKNIKPLKFDKPIKIEITFINTLMAEFASLIPFSKRVDGRTISFESTSFKEIYNFLMASLSLAYNAKNF; encoded by the coding sequence GTGAAAATTTTTATCTCTGTCGATATGGAAGGAATATCAGGTTTAACTTACTGGAAAGAAAAAGAGGAAAAAATAGAAAAGTTTATGACAGACGAGGTTTTAGCAGTTATAGATGGTATAAAAGATTTTAATAAAGAAGCAGAAGTTGTTTTATGTGATTCTCATGCTTACGGAAGAAATTTAGATATAAAAAGGATATATGATGATGTTAAAATAATTTCTGGTTATCCTAGAGAATTTTATATGATATCAGGAATTGATGATAGTTTTGATGCAGGGATGTTTATAGGTTATCATGCACCTGTTGGTTCATTAAATGGAGAAATGGATCATACATATTCAAGTTCAACAATATTTGAAGTTAAAATAAATGGAATTTCTATCGGAGAGGCAGAAATAAATGGAGCGTTTCTTGGAGAATACAACATTCCAGTTGTTTTAATTTCAGGTGATGATAAGTTAAAAAATTTTTCTCAAAAATTTTTCCCTCAAACAAAATTTGTTATAACAAAAGAATCTCTTGGTAGATTTTCTGCAAAACTATATCACCCAGATTTAATTCATAAAATATTAAGAGAAGAAGCAAAAAATTCTTTAAAAGAAATAAAAAATATAAAACCATTAAAATTTGATAAACCTATAAAAATAGAAATAACTTTTATAAACACTTTAATGGCGGAATTTGCATCACTTATCCCATTTTCAAAAAGAGTAGATGGAAGAACTATTTCATTTGAAAGCACATCTTTTAAGGAGATTTATAATTTTTTAATGGCAAGTTTATCACTTGCCTATAATGCAAAAAATTTTTAA
- a CDS encoding ATP-binding protein has product MDKTIIKRVILESQEKSLPWLIERDLNINLNTNKIIAITGPRRSGKTYFLYQVMKNLLNKGVSKEQIIYLNFDDPRLLPIDSKGLELIYESYKELYPEFYKKINYIFFDEIQNVKDWEIGVRRLYDTQKFRIFLTGSSSKFMSKEIATQLRGRAINYEILPFSIREIFKYYNIIIDKKTIYSEDRFKILNLVNQYLEFGGFPEVVIEEDKETKIRILKDYLETMYLKDLIERYRIKNNFLLKELIKYLTTNVSTLLSINSLYRWFKTNYQLSRKTLINYISYLEDSNIFYFLKKFSYSLKEQNLSNKKIYTVDIGLRKAYGFKFSDDMGRILENAVFIELIQRKIRTPLYEIYYYKDYYKNEVDFLTLVDGKITELIQVTISINDLKVKEREINALKKASNELKCDNLKIITLDEEDEIYIDNKKIFVLPFWVWVME; this is encoded by the coding sequence ATGGATAAAACAATTATAAAAAGAGTTATATTGGAATCACAAGAAAAAAGTTTACCTTGGTTAATAGAAAGAGATTTGAATATTAATCTTAACACAAATAAAATTATAGCAATTACAGGACCAAGAAGATCTGGAAAAACATATTTTCTTTATCAAGTTATGAAGAATTTATTAAATAAGGGGGTTTCAAAAGAACAGATAATATATTTAAACTTTGACGATCCTCGCCTTCTTCCAATAGATTCAAAAGGTCTAGAGCTTATTTATGAATCATATAAAGAACTTTATCCAGAATTTTACAAAAAGATAAATTATATATTTTTTGATGAGATACAAAATGTAAAGGATTGGGAAATAGGTGTAAGAAGATTATATGATACTCAAAAATTTAGAATATTTTTAACAGGTTCATCATCAAAATTTATGAGTAAAGAAATAGCTACACAACTAAGAGGTAGAGCTATAAATTATGAAATTCTCCCTTTTTCTATAAGGGAAATTTTTAAATATTACAATATTATTATTGATAAAAAAACTATTTATTCTGAGGATAGGTTTAAAATATTAAATTTAGTCAATCAATATCTTGAATTTGGTGGTTTTCCAGAAGTCGTAATTGAAGAAGATAAAGAAACCAAAATAAGAATTTTAAAAGATTATTTAGAAACAATGTATTTAAAAGATCTTATTGAAAGATACAGAATTAAAAATAATTTTTTATTAAAAGAACTAATTAAATATTTAACTACTAATGTATCTACTTTGTTATCAATTAATTCATTGTATAGATGGTTTAAAACAAATTATCAACTTTCGAGAAAAACATTGATTAACTATATATCTTATTTAGAAGACTCAAATATATTCTATTTTTTGAAAAAATTTTCTTATTCATTGAAAGAACAAAATTTATCTAATAAGAAAATTTATACTGTTGATATTGGTTTAAGAAAAGCATATGGTTTCAAATTTAGTGATGATATGGGAAGAATTTTAGAAAATGCTGTTTTTATTGAATTAATTCAAAGAAAAATAAGAACCCCACTATATGAAATTTATTATTATAAAGATTATTATAAAAACGAAGTAGATTTTTTAACTTTAGTTGATGGTAAAATAACGGAACTTATTCAAGTTACAATTTCTATAAATGACTTAAAAGTAAAAGAAAGAGAAATAAATGCCTTAAAAAAAGCATCTAATGAATTAAAATGTGACAATTTAAAAATAATAACTCTTGATGAAGAGGATGAAATATATATCGATAATAAAAAAATATTTGTTTTACCATTTTGGGTTTGGGTAATGGAATAA
- the pyrH gene encoding UMP kinase, with the protein MDYKRILLKISGEALKGNKEEEYDIDFIKDLCLQIKKVKEMGVQISIVIGGGNIWRGVLGEKLGIDRATSDYIGMIATIMNALLIQSILEKMGLETRVQSALTLTEVCEPYIRRRTVRHLEKGRIVIFAAGTGNPYFTTDTAAALRASEIGADVILKGTSVDGVYSSDPKIDKDAKFYKEITFTEFLIKNLRALDPTAISLSRETNIPVIVFNIKKKDGIIKAILGEEGTIIKGG; encoded by the coding sequence ATGGATTATAAACGAATACTCTTAAAAATTTCAGGAGAGGCTTTAAAAGGAAATAAAGAAGAGGAGTATGATATAGATTTTATAAAGGACCTCTGTCTCCAAATTAAAAAAGTTAAGGAGATGGGGGTCCAAATTTCAATTGTTATTGGTGGTGGAAATATTTGGAGAGGTGTTCTTGGAGAAAAACTTGGTATAGATAGAGCAACATCAGACTATATTGGAATGATAGCAACTATTATGAATGCACTTCTAATTCAATCAATTCTTGAAAAAATGGGCTTAGAGACAAGAGTTCAATCTGCTTTAACCTTAACTGAAGTTTGTGAACCATATATAAGAAGAAGAACTGTAAGACACCTTGAAAAGGGGAGAATTGTTATTTTTGCAGCAGGAACAGGAAACCCATATTTTACAACAGATACAGCAGCGGCACTTAGAGCGTCTGAAATAGGTGCTGATGTTATATTAAAGGGAACAAGTGTTGATGGTGTTTACTCTTCAGATCCAAAAATAGATAAAGATGCAAAATTTTATAAAGAAATAACATTTACAGAATTTTTAATTAAAAACTTAAGAGCACTTGATCCAACCGCAATTTCTCTTTCAAGAGAGACAAATATACCTGTAATTGTTTTCAATATAAAGAAAAAAGATGGTATTATAAAAGCAATATTAGGAGAGGAAGGAACAATTATTAAGGGAGGATAA
- the tsf gene encoding translation elongation factor Ts — protein sequence MANMELIKELREKTGASISYCKEALEATQGDVEKAIEYLRKKGLAQAEKKAGRETRQGIIHSYIHLGGRIGVMVELNCETDFVARTDDFKKLANELCLQIAFDSPKYISREDVPQEVVEKEKEIIREQLKDMNKPPQVIEKIVEGKLEDFYKKVCLLELPYIRDDKRKVIDIIKDAIAKLGENITVRRFVRFEVGEKE from the coding sequence ATGGCAAATATGGAACTTATAAAAGAGTTAAGAGAGAAAACTGGTGCAAGCATCTCTTATTGCAAAGAGGCACTTGAGGCAACTCAAGGTGATGTTGAAAAAGCAATTGAATATTTAAGAAAAAAAGGTCTTGCACAAGCAGAGAAAAAAGCTGGAAGAGAAACAAGACAAGGAATTATACACTCATATATTCACCTTGGAGGAAGAATTGGAGTAATGGTTGAACTAAACTGTGAAACAGATTTTGTAGCAAGAACAGATGATTTCAAAAAACTTGCGAATGAGTTATGTCTTCAAATCGCATTTGATTCACCAAAATATATCTCAAGAGAAGATGTACCTCAAGAAGTTGTTGAAAAAGAAAAAGAAATTATAAGAGAACAATTAAAAGATATGAATAAACCTCCTCAAGTAATTGAAAAAATTGTTGAAGGAAAATTAGAGGATTTTTATAAAAAAGTTTGTCTTTTAGAACTTCCATATATAAGAGATGATAAAAGAAAGGTAATTGATATTATTAAAGATGCAATTGCAAAACTTGGAGAAAATATTACAGTAAGAAGATTTGTAAGATTTGAGGTTGGGGAAAAAGAGTAA
- the pstB gene encoding phosphate ABC transporter ATP-binding protein PstB — MENVILSIKNLNAYFGEHKVLNDINLDIYRNRITSILGPSGCGKTTFIRCLNRLHELVPKARVEGEILLNGEDIYKMDPMIVRQKIGMVFQKPNPFPTMSIYDNVIAGYILTGVKLSKEEKDRIVEESLKKSGLWDEVKDNLFKRGVFLSGGQQQRLCIARALAMNPEILLLDEPTSALDPISTLKIEELMIELKKSVTIILVTHNIGQAGRVSDYTAFFYLGDLVEFGTTTDLFTVPKNKKTEEYLIGKIG, encoded by the coding sequence ATGGAAAATGTAATTTTATCAATTAAAAATTTAAATGCTTATTTTGGAGAACATAAAGTCTTAAATGATATAAATTTAGATATTTACAGAAATAGAATAACTTCAATTTTAGGACCATCAGGTTGTGGCAAGACTACATTTATAAGATGTCTTAATAGATTACATGAACTTGTTCCTAAAGCAAGAGTAGAGGGAGAAATTCTTTTGAATGGAGAAGATATATACAAAATGGACCCTATGATTGTAAGACAAAAAATAGGTATGGTTTTCCAAAAACCAAATCCATTTCCAACAATGTCAATTTATGATAATGTAATTGCAGGTTACATTTTAACAGGTGTAAAACTTTCAAAAGAAGAAAAAGATAGAATTGTTGAAGAATCACTCAAAAAAAGTGGTTTATGGGATGAGGTAAAAGATAATCTCTTCAAAAGAGGAGTTTTTCTTTCTGGAGGACAACAACAAAGATTATGTATTGCTAGAGCTCTTGCTATGAATCCAGAAATTTTGCTTTTAGATGAACCAACATCTGCTCTTGATCCAATTTCAACTCTTAAAATTGAAGAACTTATGATAGAACTTAAAAAAAGTGTTACTATTATATTAGTAACTCATAATATTGGACAAGCAGGTAGAGTATCTGATTATACTGCATTCTTTTATCTTGGAGATTTAGTTGAGTTTGGAACTACAACCGATTTGTTTACTGTTCCAAAAAATAAAAAAACAGAAGAGTATCTTATTGGTAAAATTGGATAA
- the frr gene encoding ribosome recycling factor: protein MKEIIQETEALMKKVEKNLLEEFSKIRLGKANPVILEEIRVLYFGQKLPLNQVASINVINPQTIIIEPWDKNIIKDIERAINEANLGLNPQVEGNVIKIFFPPLSEERRQELVKFVKRLTEERRVSIRNIRRDAIEKIKKSEKEKKISEDESHRLQDEIQKLTDKYNEILSNHEKAKEKDILS, encoded by the coding sequence ATGAAAGAGATAATTCAAGAAACAGAAGCATTAATGAAAAAGGTTGAAAAAAATTTACTTGAAGAGTTTTCAAAAATAAGATTAGGTAAAGCAAACCCTGTGATACTTGAAGAGATAAGAGTCTTGTATTTTGGTCAGAAACTTCCTTTAAATCAAGTTGCATCAATTAATGTAATTAACCCTCAAACAATAATTATTGAGCCATGGGATAAAAATATTATTAAAGACATTGAAAGAGCAATAAATGAAGCAAATTTAGGACTTAACCCTCAGGTAGAAGGGAATGTAATTAAAATTTTCTTTCCTCCTCTTTCAGAAGAGAGAAGACAAGAACTTGTTAAGTTTGTAAAAAGATTAACAGAAGAGAGAAGAGTATCAATAAGAAACATAAGAAGAGATGCTATTGAAAAAATTAAAAAAAGTGAAAAGGAAAAAAAGATTTCAGAAGATGAAAGTCATAGATTACAAGATGAAATTCAAAAGTTAACTGATAAGTATAATGAGATTTTGTCAAATCACGAAAAGGCAAAAGAAAAAGATATTTTAAGTTAA
- the uppS gene encoding polyprenyl diphosphate synthase, translated as MDGNGRWAEKRGLPRIYGHKEGVNAVKRAVTYSYKKGIKVLSLFAFSTENWKRPREEVNFLMNLFKEVIQKEFDEIVEKGIRVKFLSRKDELPDFVIKEIERVEENSKNFDKMTLLVGLNYGGKFDIIQAVNRIIESGIKKVNEEEFSKFLLTYPFKDPDLLIRTSGELRISNYYLYQLSYTELYFTETLWPDFDENEFEKAIIEYSRRKRRFGSI; from the coding sequence ATGGATGGCAACGGAAGATGGGCTGAAAAAAGGGGGCTTCCAAGAATATATGGACATAAAGAAGGGGTTAATGCAGTTAAAAGAGCAGTAACCTATTCTTATAAAAAGGGGATAAAAGTTTTATCTCTTTTTGCTTTTTCAACAGAAAATTGGAAAAGACCTAGAGAAGAGGTTAATTTTTTAATGAATCTTTTCAAAGAAGTTATTCAAAAAGAATTTGATGAAATAGTTGAAAAGGGGATAAGAGTTAAATTTCTATCAAGAAAAGATGAACTACCAGATTTTGTGATAAAAGAGATTGAAAGAGTTGAAGAGAATTCAAAAAATTTTGATAAAATGACACTTCTTGTTGGATTAAATTATGGTGGGAAGTTTGATATTATTCAAGCAGTTAATAGAATAATTGAAAGCGGAATTAAAAAGGTAAATGAAGAAGAATTTTCAAAATTTCTTTTAACATATCCTTTTAAGGACCCAGATTTACTAATAAGAACTTCAGGAGAACTTAGAATATCAAATTATTATCTATATCAATTATCTTATACAGAACTATATTTCACTGAAACTCTTTGGCCAGATTTTGATGAAAATGAGTTTGAAAAAGCAATAATTGAATATTCAAGGAGAAAAAGGCGCTTTGGTTCAATCTGA
- the phoU gene encoding phosphate signaling complex protein PhoU, with product MSEILEKKILYLKEKLVNLSLIVRDQIEKSFIALKERDKNLCNEVINRDDLIDEKSMELEKETLQIIATQDPKAESLRTISAILFDNIDLERMADHCVDIAEITMTIADEPHLKPLIDLPRMKDICIRMLDNAIKGFLEKDIEISKITIEEDDLIDDLNSQIFRELLTYMLEDPRNIKRANALLQISQHYERIGDHITNLCERTIYAFEGKIIKTNPHKPRY from the coding sequence ATGAGTGAAATTTTAGAAAAGAAGATTTTATATTTAAAAGAGAAGTTGGTAAACCTCTCACTTATTGTGAGAGATCAAATTGAAAAATCTTTTATAGCATTAAAAGAGAGAGATAAAAATTTGTGTAATGAAGTAATTAATAGAGATGACTTAATTGATGAAAAATCTATGGAACTCGAAAAAGAAACGCTTCAAATAATTGCAACACAAGATCCGAAGGCAGAAAGTTTAAGAACAATTAGTGCAATTTTATTTGATAACATTGACCTTGAGAGAATGGCAGATCACTGTGTTGATATTGCTGAAATAACTATGACTATTGCAGATGAACCACATTTAAAACCTTTAATAGATTTACCAAGAATGAAAGATATATGTATTAGAATGCTTGATAATGCAATTAAAGGATTTTTAGAAAAAGATATAGAGATAAGTAAAATAACAATTGAAGAAGATGACCTTATTGATGATCTAAATTCGCAAATTTTTAGAGAACTATTAACATACATGCTTGAGGACCCAAGAAATATAAAAAGAGCAAATGCGCTTCTTCAGATTAGCCAACACTATGAAAGAATTGGTGACCACATAACAAATTTATGTGAGAGAACAATTTATGCTTTTGAAGGAAAAATTATAAAAACAAATCCTCATAAACCAAGATACTAA
- the rpsB gene encoding 30S ribosomal protein S2: MQVTMKQLLEVGAHFGHQVKRWNPKMKKFIFMERNGIHIFDLRHTIEAIDRATKLVSDLIRQGEIIIFVGTKKQAQEVVKEEAERCGMYYVNERWVGGLLTNFYEIRKRIDRLEEMIRMEERGDTQKYSYKELKEFKREKDKLFKLFGGLRGIPKIPKVIFVADTKKDVNAIIEAKKVKSHVVAIVDTNCDPDLADIPIPSNDDAIRAIKLITSAIADAVIEGKEGKVIEIPREEEKVEELFLTSEEEIEEFMKEGLNKNEIEEKEE; the protein is encoded by the coding sequence ATGCAAGTAACAATGAAACAACTTCTTGAAGTTGGTGCACACTTCGGACACCAGGTCAAGAGATGGAATCCTAAGATGAAAAAATTTATTTTTATGGAAAGAAATGGGATTCACATCTTTGACCTTAGACACACAATAGAAGCAATTGATAGAGCAACAAAACTTGTCTCAGATCTAATAAGGCAAGGTGAAATTATTATTTTTGTTGGAACAAAAAAACAAGCACAGGAAGTTGTAAAAGAAGAAGCAGAAAGATGCGGAATGTACTATGTAAATGAGAGATGGGTTGGGGGATTACTTACAAACTTCTATGAGATAAGAAAAAGAATAGATAGATTAGAAGAGATGATAAGAATGGAAGAGAGGGGAGATACACAAAAATATTCATATAAAGAACTTAAAGAGTTTAAAAGAGAAAAAGATAAACTATTTAAACTATTTGGTGGATTAAGAGGTATTCCAAAAATTCCAAAGGTAATTTTTGTTGCTGATACAAAAAAGGATGTTAATGCAATAATTGAAGCAAAAAAAGTAAAATCACATGTTGTTGCAATAGTTGATACAAATTGTGATCCAGATCTTGCAGATATTCCAATTCCATCTAATGATGATGCAATTAGAGCAATTAAATTAATAACTTCTGCTATTGCAGATGCTGTGATTGAAGGAAAAGAAGGAAAAGTTATTGAAATTCCTCGCGAAGAAGAAAAGGTTGAAGAACTATTCTTAACAAGTGAGGAAGAAATTGAAGAGTTTATGAAAGAAGGATTAAACAAAAACGAGATTGAAGAAAAGGAGGAATAA
- the ahcY gene encoding adenosylhomocysteinase, translating to MEYDILDISLSEKGFKKIIWAQNEMKVLEVIKEKFKKNLPFKGLKISCSLHITPETANLVITLKKGGAEVFLCASNPLSTKDDVAASLVKDFEIPVFGIRGEDKETYFKHIENVILKEPNLTVDDGGDLTVMIHENFKDKTQKIIGGTEETTTGVIRLRSLEREGILLYPIIAVNNAKTKRFFDNRFGTGQSTIDGLLRATNILLSSKTVVVCGFGYCGKGIAERARGMGAHVIVCEVDPVKALEAYMEGYEVMKIDKAVLYGDIFITATGNINVIKKEHILKMKDGTILGNSGHFNVEIDINGLNEITLEKNEIRENLTEYKLINGKKVYLISEGRLMNLGAAEGHPPSVMDMSFANQALSLEYLVKNKEKLLKKVYDVPEEIDYEVAKIKLKTLGIEIDELTKEQENYLKSWKIL from the coding sequence ATGGAGTATGATATTTTAGATATATCATTAAGCGAAAAGGGTTTTAAAAAAATAATTTGGGCTCAAAATGAGATGAAAGTTTTAGAGGTGATAAAAGAGAAATTTAAAAAAAATTTACCCTTTAAGGGTCTAAAAATAAGTTGTTCTCTTCATATAACTCCTGAGACAGCAAATCTTGTTATAACTTTAAAAAAAGGAGGAGCAGAAGTTTTTTTGTGTGCTTCAAATCCACTTTCAACAAAAGATGATGTTGCTGCATCATTAGTTAAAGATTTTGAAATTCCAGTATTTGGAATTAGAGGAGAAGATAAAGAAACTTATTTTAAACACATTGAGAATGTTATATTAAAAGAACCAAATTTAACTGTTGATGATGGAGGAGACCTTACAGTTATGATACATGAAAATTTTAAAGATAAAACTCAAAAAATAATTGGTGGTACTGAAGAAACAACAACAGGTGTTATTAGATTGAGAAGTTTAGAGAGAGAAGGAATCCTTCTTTATCCTATCATTGCAGTTAACAATGCAAAAACTAAAAGGTTTTTTGATAACAGATTTGGTACAGGACAATCAACAATTGATGGTTTACTTAGAGCAACAAATATTCTTCTTTCAAGTAAAACAGTTGTAGTTTGTGGATTTGGATATTGTGGAAAGGGAATTGCAGAAAGAGCAAGGGGAATGGGAGCACATGTTATTGTTTGTGAGGTTGATCCTGTGAAAGCACTTGAAGCATATATGGAAGGTTATGAAGTTATGAAAATTGATAAAGCAGTTCTTTATGGTGATATTTTTATTACAGCAACAGGAAATATAAATGTTATTAAAAAAGAGCACATTTTAAAAATGAAAGATGGAACAATTTTAGGAAACTCAGGGCACTTTAATGTGGAAATTGATATAAATGGTTTAAATGAAATTACTTTAGAAAAAAATGAGATAAGAGAAAATTTAACTGAGTATAAATTAATTAATGGAAAAAAAGTATATTTGATTTCTGAGGGAAGGCTAATGAATTTAGGCGCAGCAGAAGGGCATCCCCCATCAGTTATGGATATGAGTTTTGCAAATCAAGCTCTTTCTCTTGAATACCTTGTTAAAAATAAAGAGAAACTTTTAAAAAAAGTTTATGATGTACCAGAAGAAATAGATTATGAAGTTGCAAAAATAAAACTTAAAACTCTTGGCATAGAAATTGATGAATTAACAAAAGAACAAGAAAATTATCTTAAAAGTTGGAAAATTTTATAA